From Penicillium psychrofluorescens genome assembly, chromosome: 6, one genomic window encodes:
- a CDS encoding uncharacterized protein (ID:PFLUO_009034-T1.cds;~source:funannotate), producing the protein MDASAPKAILTSDNFHHGQEISRATSPGGEPMGINGEGEPKARVRPRTYPYFQYLPYQLEDETARQRNLREILNQLYIAVEAGDFSPGAVHWTRELRGWLSLKFDPTRRERIHLVKLYYELSLAPGIDPSVAERFASMFMLLTKRKHYLKPIKDLVLDWRPLYKELKAFVLPTESGLVHSTNLKRNVKTLTKLCAFAQLFIDPCELPDMLEEFLPHYTTSFSEGAFVVVGLINLMLPTSPPAPGREDLLPHHYLPTHFHLWSLVGRSKTLDTTYLDYFSRLARDSLTAGHIPFSEHGIFSKEQSSLIFTAILRLLEIPVGQSTSPYSALVDISSGLGVMLDRDSRKHPVAHHIARWIVMSLSPACVESSDSILVHLEGLIQAVETFFHPSNSGSWTKTLSQLAYYLTDFFVMRWNREQSGEMEVPPERRLNEPLKRRFVLCLRDVIFMGIYSKSSTAMTFSLSTLQGLAYLEPHLILPGALQRIYPALQGLVEVHRTASSLRAMQVLSRVITRTKGYRCHMTTLLGLALPGIDANDLDKSLHALSFIQSACYNIPMVDMTKGRDDINCNMLALQWISGEMERMEEQGAAIELNYDTELDDETEEMILRSSTCGFGDFTISFLGRVFTLLENLPDVTRVRNGSPEENIVNTLPATFMPLLSSLSQEYYDIALSKIVDFVSNHVIHQARDAMAFICNALCKVNPEQALKRFIPVLTQAIRTEIEDNGAGSTRTTGTDVLPRDRGLVWNVSMLSMCVVHVGDAVLAHRQELFDIAIYMQQKCRGIPTVHISNFIHHLLLNLTGTYTNDYALYEPEVIANGIGPEHWSYRPDVRNLHIKWHLPKREELEFAVDVFKSQAETALSQLSALTNETSSVKRDGSGKDWSDEVTRNLVLLRLLLSGVSVLFDPKAASTTTKEISNGASTVSSEFEMVDDPALSNGVGDDDPDSTLDTSDESTIRETFTYPTGYSLQAGDPLYTTIHEIRERAGSILHDVHRFLADKQEDDVTCFGALYSAFRSWFVDVGIERSAHVLDRVTRLLAADIHPYKMSGIRKDYPRALLVRRANVYHLQRLRHNAAPRPRSKLDEILLLDLAESCVSLYTETRRNAQNAGESALKAIWGSRLLIIPPLMRALQKGVKENDHARIKGALFSLLLSSVAKTVGRHWKFTPTLIKTFIDASAVDKPSVQKICSGAVFQVMDYGRAMERMAILDQGIVEAIAPSEDVSEQIEKKKTAINKKRVAIEKKKADLAEDLVNLARVSHWKIASRAATIVITMGLRFDYVASANLIELVTLGSIDDHPGLRGMYSQALIALFTMIDVRAICTHEYKNYILGHQRFPSKIKVATKAFEKGWTQEYLASFAKPEAEYYIDHDFPGWLVWGKTMPAYKSNVERDIEYDDVEWNVRVQMGKLFTRDWFSKFFMYLKQEPRDPSADKFRMSCAMMLLYAFELMLRDGLTAASFKDIQEEIQNVYEDGSDKHQHRAASEILGALISSVTDTNVEKRTMVWEYAFPIVRKVFSDGLTPENSGYWTTFLHMILQCRDPRRAWPLVDWLASFRLDMTTNAAFKESSKINLLHQCIIDAGWHFQLEKPIVDDFLAHLDHPYKGVREAMGQTLATIYRTRYHESYPDLQHLIDAQKSSSSVGVFPYSPSSEFSQMIRGVFDRIEKWRQSRTPGLQTPSSYTSGSKTVLLWLDSTLSSHECSQLVPFFPEVFTAQLLHMMDVKEDPELQSLAYHVFRHLPNIPYPAEKESQFIQTLIHIGQTSPSWHQRLRVMINIQIIYFRRLFLLDSGDRDKLFDCIASMLEDPQHEVRAGASATLSGMVRCSPVFLRDTNVRRFQERFTKVLADNPLPKKPKNFRSGISSAASSGAGTPTPEHNRLIIARHGAVLGLGALIQAFPYNSPPPQWMPEALTTLSIRAANDPGVVGSSVKSIISEFKKTRQDTWHIDCKAFTSDQLEDLSGVLWKSYFA; encoded by the exons ATGGACGCGTCAGCACCCAAGGCTATTCTCACCTCCGATAATTttcatcatgggcaagaGATTTCGCGGGCCACGTCGCCAGGTGGTGAGCCCATGGGGATCAACGGCGAGGGCGAGCCCAAGGCCCGCGTGCGACCGCGTACCTACCCTTACTTCCAATACCTCCCATATCAGCTCGAAGACGAGACAGCACGCCAACGGAATCTCCGGGAGATCCTGAATCAGCTCTACATTGCCGTTGAGGCCGGGGACTTCAGCCCTGGGGCCGTACACTGGACACGTGAGCTGCGAGGATGGCTCTCCCTCAAGTTCGATCCCACTCGCAGGGAGCGCATTCACCTCGTGAAGCTCTACTACGAGCTGTCTCTCGCTCCCGGGATTGATCCTAGTGTTGCCGAGCGATTCGCGAGCATGTTCATGCTGCTCACCAA GCGCAAGCACTACCTAAAACCCATCAAGGACCTGGTGCTGGATTGGCGGCCTCTCTACAAAGAGTTGAAGGCGTTTGTTCTTCCGACCGAGTCCGGCCTGGTCCATTCGACCAACCTAAAACGGAATGTCAAGACCCTGACGAAGCTGTGCGCGTTTGCTCAATTGTTCATTGACCCGTGTGAGCTTCCGGATATGCTAGAGGAGTTCCTGCCGCACTACACAACGTCCTTTTCTGAAGGTGCTTTTGTTGTCGTGGGCTTGATTAACTTGATGCTTCCGACCTCGCCACCGGCTCCGGGGCGAGAAGACCTCCTCCCGCATCACTACCTGCCTACACACTTCCACTTGTGGTCTTTAGTTGGCCGTTCCAAGACCCTTGACACGACATACCTCGACTACTTCTCTCGACTCGCTCGGGATTCCCTGACGGCAGGGCACATCCCGTTCTCTGAACACGGCATTTTCTCGAAGGAGCAGTCGTCTCTCATCTTCACTGCCATTCTGCGGCTTCTGGAGATTCCTGTGGGGCAGTCGACTTCGCCGTATAGCGCCCTGGTGGATATTTCTTCGGGTCTGGGAGTTATGCTGGACCGTGATTCACGGAAACACCCCGTTGCTCACCACATTGCGCGATGGATAGTGATGTCGCTCTCTCCTGCCTGCGTGGAATCAAGTGACTCCATTCTGGTGCATCTCGAGGGCTTGATCCAGGCTGTCGAGACATTCTTTCACCCATCCAACTCCGGAAGCTGGACGAAGACCCTGTCGCAATTGGCGTATTATCTGACCGACTTCTTCGTCATGCGTTGGAACCGTGAGCAGAGCGGAGAGATGGAAGTCCCGCCCGAGCGAAGATTGAACGAGCCTCTGAAGCGTCGCTTCGTGCTTTGTCTGCGGGATGTCATCTTTATGGGTATCTACTCCAAGAGTAGCACTGCCATGACCTTCTCTCTATCAACCTTGCAGGGTCTGGCTTACCTGGAGCCCCATCTTATCCTACCCGGAGCACTGCAGAGGATTTATCCTGCTCTGCAGGGTCTGGTGGAAGTTCACCGCACCGCCTCATCTCTTCGAGCCATGCAAGTGCTGTCCCGTGTCATTACCCGAACGAAGGGCTATCGATGCCATATGACCACTCTGCTCGGTCTTGCACTGCCAGGAATCGATGCCAATGATCTGGATAAATCCTTACACGCTTTGTCATTTATCCAGTCCGCCTGCTACAACATCCCCATGGTGGATATGACGAAAGGAAGAGATGACATCAACTGTAACATGCTAGCTCTGCAATGGATCTCGGGCGAAATGGAGAGAATGGAAGAGCAGGGAGCTGCCATTGAGCTAAATTATGACACGGAGCTGGATGACGAAACAGAAGAGATGATCCTACGCTCCTCGACCTGTGGCTTCGGAGACTTCACCATCTCCTTTCTCGGCCGTGTCTTTACCCTTTTGGAGAACCTGCCTGATGTCACCAGAGTGCGCAACGGGTCTCCCGAGGAGAATATCGTGAACACTCTGCCCGCGACCTTCATGCCCCTgctttcttctctctcgcaAGAGTACTACGACATTGCCCTGTCAAAGATCGTCGACTTTGTTTCCAATCACGTCATCCACCAAGCTCGCGATGCCATGGCCTTTATCTGCAATGCATTGTGCAAGGTCAATCCCGAACAGGCTCTCAAGCGTTTCATTCCAGTCCTGACCCAAGCCATCCGCACCGAAATTGAAGACAATGGGGCTGGGTCGACCAGAACGACGGGAACGGATGTTTTGCCCCGAGATCGTGGTTTGGTCTGGAACGTCAGCATGCTGAGCATGTGTGTTGTGCACGTTGGCGACGCTGTGCTTGCTCATCGACAGGAGCTCTTCGACATTGCCATCTACATGCAGCAGAAATGCCGTGGCATCCCGACTGTTCACATCTCCAACTTCATTCaccacctccttctcaaTCTTACGGGAACGTACACCAATGACTACGCTCTCTACGAGCCTGAAGTCATCGCGAATGGTATTGGACCTGAGCACTGGAGCTACCGGCCGGACGTGCGCAATTTGCATATCAAGTGGCATCTACCGAAGCGTGAGGAATTGGAGTTTGCAgtcgatgtcttcaagaGCCAGGCCGAGACAGCTCTGTCGCAGCTATCGGCTTTGACCAATGAAACCTCCAGTGTCAAACGCGATGGTAGCGGCAAGGACTGGTCGGATGAAGTCACCAGAAATCTCGTCCTTCTGCGGCTTCTGCTGTCTGGCGTCTCGGTCCTGTTCGACCCCAAAGCCGCGTCAACTACAACCAAGGAGATCTCCAATGGTGCCTCGACCGTATCCAGTGAATTTGAGATGGTGGATGATCCAGCTCTCTCTAATGGTGTTGGCGATGACGATCCGGATAGCACTCTTGACACCTCGGATGAGTCAACGATCAGAGAGACATTCACCTATCCAACCGGATATTCCCTGCAGGCAGGAGATCCGCTGTACACGACCATCCATGAAATTCGGGAGCGAGCCGGCTCGATTCTGCATGACGTCCACCGCTTTTTGGCAGACaagcaagaagatgacgTGACCTGCTTTGGGGCTTTGTACTCTGCCTTCCGTTCTTGGTTCGTCGATGTGGGAATCGAAAGGTCTGCCCATGTTTTGGACAGAGTCACGCGGCTTTTGGCTGCCGATATTCACCCATACAAGATGAGCGGCATCCGTAAGGATTACCCTCGAGCGTTACTGGTGCGCCGAGCCAACGTGTACCATCTGCAACGTCTTCGACACAATGCCGCGCCGCGACCTCGGTCCAAGCTCGACGAGAtcctccttcttgatcttgccgagTCCTGCGTCTCTCTCTACACCGAGACCCGCCGGAACGCTCAAAACGCCGGCGAGTCCGCGCTCAAGGCGATCTGGGGCTCGCGACTTCTCATCATCCCGCCTCTTATGCGAGCGCTGCAGAAGGGTGTCAAAGAGAATGATCATGCCCGGATCAAGGGCGCACTGTTCTCGCTTCTTTTGAGCAGCGTTGCAAAGACTGTTGGGCGGCATTGGAAGTTTACTCCGACGCTTATCAAGACTTTCATCGATGCCAGCGCTGTCGACAAGCCTTCCGTTCAAAAGATTTGTTCGGGCGCCGTCTTCCAGGTGATGGACTATGGCCGCGCCATGGAACGGATGGCCATCTTGGACCAGGGCATCGTGGAGGCGATTGCGCCCAGTGAAGACGTCAgcgagcagatcgagaagaaaaagactgCCATCAACAAGAAGCGCGTTGCGAttgagaaaaagaaagctgATCTGGCCGAGGATTTGGTGAACTTGGCTCGGGTGTCGCATTGGAAGATTGCCAGTCGCGCCGCAACAATTGTGATCACTATGGGTCTTCGGTTCGATTACGTTGCCAGTGCCAACCTCATCGAGCTGGTGACTCTGGGGTCCATTGATGACCACCCGGGCCTGCGTGGCATGTACTCCCAGGCTCTGATTGCCCTGTTCACGATGATCGATGTCCGCGCCATCTGCACCCACGAGTACAAGAATTACATCCTCGGCCACCAGCGGTTCCCATCCAAGATCAAGGTGGCAACCAAGGCATTTGAGAAGGGGTGGACTCAGGAGTACCTGGCCAGCTTTGCCAAACCCGAAGCCGAGTACTATATCGACCACGATTTCCCGGGCTGGCTCGTGTGGGGTAAGACAATGCCTGCTTACAAGTCCAACGTGGAGCGCGACATCGAGTATGATGATGTGGAGTGGAATGTGCGCGTCCAGATGGGCAAACTGTTCACCCGGGACTGGttctccaagttcttcaTGTATCTGAAGCAAGAGCCGCGTGATCCCTCCGCTGACAAGTTCCGCATGTCTTGCGCCATGATGCTTCTCTACGCTTTTGAGCTTATGCTGCGTGATGGACTCACGGCCGCTTCGTTCAAGGACATTCAGGAAGAGATCCAAAATGTCTATGAAGATGGAAGCGACAAACACCAGCATCGCGCCGCATCCGAGATTCTTGGTGCCTTGATCAGCTCTGTGACAGACACGAACGTGGAGAAGCGGACCATGGTGTGGGAGTATGCGTTCCCCATTGTCAGAAAGGTCTTCAGCGATGGTCTCACTCCGGAAAACTCCGGCTACTGGACAACTTTCCTCCACATGATCTTGCAGTGCCGCGATCCGCGACGTGCTTGGCCCTTggtggactggctggccAGCTTCCGCCTAGATATGACGACCAATGCAGCTTTCAAGGAGAGCTCGAAGATCAACCTGCTTCATCAGTGCATCATCGATGCTGGCTGGCATTTCCAACTGGAGAAGCCGATTGTGGATGACTTCCTGGCGCATCTGGATCACCCCTACAAGGGAGTGCGGGAGGCGATGGGTCAGACTCTGGCGACTATCTACCGCACTAGATATCACGAATCGTACCCTGACTTGCAGCATCTCATCGATGCCCAAAAgtcgtcttcgtcggtcGGCGTGTTCCCTTACTCTCCGTCTAGCGAGTTCTCGCAGATGATCCGTGGTGTCTTCGATCGGATCGAGAAGTGGCGGCAATCTCGGACCCCCGGTCTCCAGACACCGTCCTCCTACACTTCCGGCAGCAAAACCGTTCTTCTCTGGCTAGATTCAACTCTATCCTCTCACGAATGCTCGCAGCTCGTGCCGTTCTTCCCCGAGGTCTTCActgcgcagctcctgcacATGATGGACGTGAAGGAAGACCCCGAGCTTCAGTCCCTCGCATACCACGTCTTCCGTCACCTCCCCAACATCCCCTACCCCGCCGAAAAGGAATCTCAATTTATCCAGACTCTCATCCACATCGGCCAAACCTCTCCGTCGTGGCACCAGCGCCTGCGCGTCATGATCAACATCCAAATCATCTACTTCCgccggctcttcctcctAGACTCTGGTGACCGCGACAAGCTCTTCGATTGCATCGCCTCCATGCTCGAGGATCCCCAGCACGAAGTCCGCGCTGGCGCCTCAGCCACCCTCTCCGGCATGGTTCGCTGCTCGCCCGTGTTCCTGCGCGACACCAACGTCCGCCGCTTCCAAGAACGCTTCACAAAGGTGCTGGCGGATAACCCTCTTCCCAAGAAACCCAAGAACTTCCGCTCCGGTATTTCGTCTGCTGCCTCGTCCGGCGCTGGGACCCCGACGCCAGAGCACAATCGTTTGATTATCGCTCGCCACGGCGCGGTGCTTGGTCTGGGCGCTTTGATTCAAGCGTTTCCCTATAACAGCCCGCCGCCACAGTGGATGCCCGAGGCTCTGACGACGCTGAGTATTCGCGCAGCAAATGATCCCGGTGTTGTGGGGTCCAGTGTCAAGTCGATTATCAGTGAGTTCAAGAAGACGAGGCAGGATACTTGGCACATTGATTGCAAG GCATTCACATCTGATCAACTGGAAGATCTCTCGGGTGTTCTCTGGAAGAGCTACTTCGCTTAG
- a CDS encoding uncharacterized protein (ID:PFLUO_009035-T1.cds;~source:funannotate), with the protein MASIQRPVAISARLLRLDNPIHCLTVAFWLWKALLVVVIAACPGRGYDTSTSLISDEPGAPTGMIGSLSVPLKFARWDSIYFLHTAETGYVFEQEWAFGYGYTKILELFISETGVERSGGVGGPVNIALAGVALSHVAHYLSVLAVYGLTANVFGCTTISQKLICFLSAALHIICPAGAFLSAPAPESIFSFLNITGYYLYSCSLIAGYNGKTLSRDSLLLTSAALFAVATTVRSNGILSGFLFAYDAAVLVWRTFTRGPSLHNTIRLGIIVLGGCIVAVGMVFPQFVAWRMYCASATDPRPWCEWTVPSIYTWVQDHYWNVGFLRYWTVSNVPLFLLAAPLIALLCRSSLWAMSASEHAHAPDHPGSMLVRLGIPQGLLAVMALTSYHVQIINRISSGYPLWYWYLASGAVDSLSSPKANHRVLTTAVQAMVGYALIQGVLYGSFLPPA; encoded by the exons ATGGCCTCCATCCAACGCCCGGTCGCCATCTCGGCAAGGCTGCTGCGACTAGACAATCCCATCCACTGCCTGACGGTCGCATTCTGGCTCTGGAAAGCCTTGTTGGTGGTCGTCATTGCGGCCTGCCCGGGTCGGGGTTATGATACCTCCACCTCTCTCATCTCCGACGAACCGGGTGCGCCTACCGGCATGATCGGCTCACTGTCAGTGCCATTGAAGTTTGCACGCTGGGACTCTATCTATTTCCTGCATACCGCCGAGACGGGTTACGTCTTTGAACAGGAATGGGCCTTTGGCTACGGCTACACCAAGATTCTCGAGCTTTTTATCTCAG AGACAGGGGTGGAACGATCAGGTGGCGTCGGCGGACCAGTCAACATCGCCTTGGCAGGAGTGGCCCTCTCCCATGTTGCCCATTATCTTTCCGTGCTCGCCGTCTACGGTCTGACCGCCAATGTTTTCGGGTGCACGACCATCTCGCAAAAGCTGATTTGCTTCTTGTCTGCGGCTCTGCACATCATCTGCCCAGCCGGGGCATTTCTCtccgctccagctccggagtcgatcttctcctttctcaACATCACCGGCTACTACCTCTACTCATGTTCTCTCATCGCGGGGTATAACGGGAAGACCCTGTCGCGGGATTCTCTATTACTAACCTCCGCCGCCCTCTTCGCGGTGGCAACCACGGTTCGCAGTAACGGGATTCTCAGTGGTTTCCTGTTTGCGTACGATGCTGCCGTGCTAGTCTGGCGGACTTTTACTCGGGGTCCGTCGCTACACAACACGATTCGCCTCGGAATTATTGTCCTCGGCGGCTGCATCGTTGCTGTGGGTATGGTTTTTCCGCAATTTGTGGCTTGGCGAATGTACTGTGCGTCTGCCACTGATCCTCGACCTTGGTGCGAGTGGACCGTGCCGAGCATCTACACCTGGGTCCAGGATCATTACTG GAATGTCGGATTTTTGAGATATTGGACGGTTTCGAACGTACCGCTGTTCCTGCTGGCAGCGCCGCTAATCGCCCTCCTCTGCCGGTCTTCGTTATGGGCAATGAGTGCATCCGAGCACGCCCACGCTCCGGACCACCCTGGATCCATGCTTGTTCGGCTGGGCATCCCACAGGGGCTActggcggtgatggcgctgACGAGCTATCATGTGCAGATCATCAACCGGATCTCGTCCGGGTATCCCTTGTGGTATTGGTATCTGGCGTCGGGTGCCGTGGACAGCCTATCGAGTCCAAAGGCAAACCATCGCGTTCTCACCACCGCGGTTCAAGCCATGGTGGGGTATGCGTTGATCCAAGGTGTGCTGTATGGGTCCTTTCTCCCTCCAGCATGA
- a CDS encoding uncharacterized protein (ID:PFLUO_009036-T1.cds;~source:funannotate) → MLLNLGLTADAAAAHLDELISSPPEPSAFSLSALPFLSAFSARGKPSDDQLSSTSNMAMSPIESVPSEEERENPTPLPPLARPRTSHPSAPRKSLTRPKTFYQLAHPAAHARHKRLKIRPKLLLQLQQVSQTPRPLPILDILPSTVYRPRLARKFPAMFRGKNGLGPNDLIIVRSELYEQTMSGIPEKHASSEDEGEDHRDVVATICQLLQEDARSKGKAEMCLTFGPVWEATPLASGSYEFVAQTEAGLQVMRWALRGNKNRRVSAPAGSQSREDTKRFTFSVIDPATRRHPVIASMTKNQLEVFDEYSKTVRSSPGLTTPSSGMSVASDVSDVDAPFDEEVVTLDNGLRTLIIVTGIWVAFREGWSHSFSYSDPVSSPKALASPTNSKHHPSTTVKTEHHFSPDKVRTSLDRESIHASKRCMSVSSIRRSSTPPAEQTNQNGGLSRRSNSTGAAFMERAKRRAASGLNTRLNRHSMIPGSTGHSPNTVVSRSSSLRHNSISSVDPAPCSGRPETGAAINSTAPKAVRTPDEELPKPYTSRQHEQPAEPTNSDVNGGATQSKRRHRLSSLFTVFNRKPDH, encoded by the coding sequence ATGCTCTTGAACCTTGGACTCACCGCGGATGCCGCAGCTGCCCATCTGGACGAGCTGATCAGCAGTCCGCCTGAACCGTCCGCCTTCTCGCTCTCCGCCCTGCCCTTCCTAAGCGCCTTCTCTGCTCGCGGGAAACCCTCCGATGATCAACTGTCCTCGACATCCAACATGGCAATGAGTCCCATTGAATCGGTGCCGAGTGAGGAAGAGCGGGAAAACCCAACACCGCTACCTCCGCtcgctcggcctcggaccAGTCATCCCTCCGCTCCGCGCAAATCATTAACGCGGCCCAAAACATTCTACCAGCTCGCCCACCCCGCGGCCCATGCACGCCACAAGCGGCTGAAGATTCGGCCGAAGCTGTTGCTGCAGCTACAACAGGTGTCACAGACTCCCCGGCCATTGCCCATCTTGGACATATTGCCCTCGACCGTCTATCGACCACGTCTAGCTCGCAAATTCCCGGCCATGTTCCGTGGCAAGAATGGTCTGGGCCCGAACGACTTGATTATCGTCCGGAGCGAACTATATGAGCAGACAATGTCGGGCATCCCCGAGAAACACGCGAGCTCGGAAGACGAAGGTGAAGATCACCGGGATGTGGTGGCCACGATCTGCCAGTTACTCCAGGAAGACGCGCGATCTAAAGGCAAGGCAGAGATGTGTCTGACATTTGGACCCGTTTGGGAGGCCACACCGTTGGCCAGTGGGTCATACGAGTTCGTTGCGCAGACTGAGGCCGGGCTGCAAGTCATGCGCTGGGCCTTGCGCGGTAATAAGAACCGTCGAGTGTCGGCGCCTGCGGGATCGCAGTCTCGCGAAGATACCAAACGCTTCACATTCAGTGTCATCGACCCGGCTACTCGCCGCCATCCCGTCATTGCCTCCATGACCAAAAACCAGCTGGAGGTGTTTGATGAATATTCCAAGACAGTGCGCTCCAGCCCCGGCCTAACAACGCCCAGCTCAGGCATGTCAGTGGCCAGTGACGTGTCTGACGTAGACGCACCGTTCGATGAGGAAGTGGTCACGCTCGACAATGGCCTGCGGACTCTGATTATCGTCACCGGGATCTGGGTAGCTTTTCGAGAAGGCTGGTCGCATAGCTTCAGCTACAGTGACCCGGTCTCTAGTCCAAAGGCACTTGCGTCCCCAACGAACTCAAAACACCACCCCTCAACAACGGTGAAGACTGAGCACCATTTTTCCCCGGACAAGGTGAGGACCAGTTTAGACAGAGAATCGATTCATGCCAGCAAACGCTGTATGTCCGTATCAAGCATCCGTCGCTCCAGCACACCACCTGCGGAGCAGACCAACCAGAATGGCGGTTTATCCCGACGATCCAACTCAACTGGCGCTGCATTTATGGAACGAGCCAAGCGACGTGCAGCGTCGGGGTTGAACACCCGACTGAATCGGCACAGCATGATTCCAGGTTCAACGGGGCACAGTCCCAATACCGTTGTCTCCCGGTCCAGCTCTCTACGGCATAATTCAATTAGCTCCGTTGATCCGGCTCCTTGTTCTGGTCGACCGGAGACAGGAGCAGCAATCAACAGCACAGCTCCCAAGGCCGTGAGAACACCTGATGAAGAGCTACCGAAACCATACACAAGTCGCCAGCATGAGCAACCTGCCGAACCAACCAACTCAGACGTCAATGGAGGCGCGACCCAGTCTAAACGGCGCCACCGTCTCAGCTCTTTATTCACCGTCTTCAACCGAAAACCGGACCATTAA